In Thermogemmata fonticola, the genomic stretch TCACGGTCAGCAGCAGGCGGGACTCGCTCGGACCGACGTTGCGAAAGGTGTGCGGGATGTCCCGCGGGCCGGCCACCAAGGTCCCGGTAGTACCGCGGAAAGTCTGGCCGGCCACGGTGAACTCGAAGGTACCCGCCAAAACGTAGAAGATCTCGGTCTCGTGACGGTGGACATGGAGCGGCGGCCCGCTCCCCGGCGGCACTTGCTGCTCCAGCACGGCATAAGCGCCGCCTGTCTCCGCGGGAAGGATTTTGAACGTCGTGCGTCCACGCACTACACCCACGGTCTTCCCCTCCCCGGCAGACCGCACAATCGGAGCGGCCAACTCGGACCGCGGCAGAAAGAGGCTTGGCTCGGCTGCCATGTACTCTCCTT encodes the following:
- a CDS encoding cupin domain-containing protein, giving the protein MAAEPSLFLPRSELAAPIVRSAGEGKTVGVVRGRTTFKILPAETGGAYAVLEQQVPPGSGPPLHVHRHETEIFYVLAGTFEFTVAGQTFRGTTGTLVAGPRDIPHTFRNVGPSESRLLLTVIPGAFAQYFLDVDGVADDDLAAIRALCARYGVDILDTC